Proteins from a single region of Dysosmobacter acutus:
- a CDS encoding ABC transporter substrate-binding protein yields MKNLTRIVSLLLALAMCAALLGCGGGSTEAGPEASTDIGSAEDTPSDEITVGIAQDLDDSLDPHLAVYAGTKEILFNVFEGLVKPTPDGELVPAVAESCEVSEDGTVYTFTLREGIRFHDGRAVTVDDVIASIERCADDSEGKTPLVPAFSVIQSAVAADDRTVVITIDQRNNEFLSYLTTAILPKDYTEQDTAPVGTGPFRFVSRTAQDSIVLERFDGYWGDKAALGKVTFKIMESADALVLALQGGAIDLCAHLTANQAAQLGDGFNILEGTMNLVQALYLNNAEKPFDNQLVRQALSYAVDPQQVMDMIADGHGKEVGSSMYPAFAKYFVEELNDYYTCDPAKARELLAQAGYPDGFEMTITVPSNYQPHVDTAQVLVEQLKAVGVTATIERVDWGTWVSRVYTDRQFQSTVVGVDAANMTARAMLERFTSNASDNFINYKNPEYDQLFAQAITAGDDQEQTELYRQMETVLTETAANAYIQDMADLVAISKDLEGYRFYPIYVMDLSTVGYAG; encoded by the coding sequence ATGAAGAATCTGACACGCATCGTGTCCCTTCTTCTGGCTCTTGCCATGTGCGCTGCACTCCTTGGCTGTGGAGGCGGCAGCACGGAAGCAGGTCCGGAAGCAAGCACGGACATCGGCTCTGCCGAGGATACCCCAAGTGATGAGATCACCGTGGGTATCGCTCAAGATCTGGACGACAGTCTTGACCCGCACCTTGCGGTGTATGCAGGAACCAAGGAGATCTTGTTTAACGTATTCGAGGGGTTGGTAAAGCCCACCCCCGACGGAGAACTCGTCCCCGCGGTTGCTGAAAGCTGTGAGGTGTCCGAGGATGGAACGGTCTATACCTTTACCCTGCGTGAAGGCATCCGGTTCCACGACGGACGGGCAGTAACTGTGGACGATGTAATCGCATCCATTGAACGCTGCGCCGACGACTCGGAGGGCAAAACGCCCCTGGTCCCGGCGTTTTCTGTTATCCAGTCGGCAGTGGCCGCCGACGACCGCACGGTCGTCATCACCATCGATCAACGCAACAATGAGTTTCTGTCCTATCTGACCACGGCAATTTTGCCCAAGGACTACACGGAGCAGGACACCGCCCCCGTGGGAACCGGCCCCTTCCGCTTTGTCTCCCGAACCGCCCAGGACTCCATTGTGCTGGAGCGCTTTGACGGCTACTGGGGCGACAAGGCGGCCCTCGGCAAGGTGACCTTTAAGATTATGGAGAGCGCGGACGCGCTGGTGCTGGCCCTGCAGGGCGGCGCCATCGACCTGTGCGCCCATCTGACGGCCAACCAGGCCGCTCAGCTTGGGGACGGGTTCAATATCCTGGAGGGCACCATGAACCTGGTCCAGGCCCTGTACCTGAACAACGCGGAAAAGCCCTTTGACAACCAGCTGGTACGGCAGGCCCTCAGCTATGCCGTGGATCCCCAGCAGGTGATGGATATGATTGCCGACGGCCACGGCAAAGAGGTGGGCAGCTCCATGTACCCGGCATTCGCCAAGTATTTTGTGGAGGAGCTCAACGACTACTATACCTGTGATCCCGCTAAAGCAAGGGAGCTTCTGGCTCAGGCAGGGTATCCGGATGGGTTCGAAATGACCATTACCGTGCCGTCCAACTACCAGCCCCATGTGGATACGGCCCAGGTGCTGGTGGAGCAGCTGAAAGCGGTGGGAGTCACCGCAACCATCGAGCGGGTGGACTGGGGAACCTGGGTGTCCCGGGTTTACACCGACCGCCAGTTCCAGTCCACGGTGGTGGGCGTGGATGCCGCCAATATGACGGCCCGGGCCATGTTAGAGCGCTTTACCAGCAACGCCAGCGACAACTTTATCAACTATAAGAACCCCGAGTACGATCAGCTCTTCGCCCAGGCCATAACCGCCGGGGACGATCAGGAGCAGACGGAGCTCTACAGGCAGATGGAGACGGTGCTCACCGAGACCGCGGCCAACGCCTACATCCAGGATATGGCGGACCTGGTGGCCATTTCCAAGGACCT
- a CDS encoding AI-2E family transporter: MRRRDNVYVKWGLTAFLTVCAILLLYDTFFSTGTLVVFLRRLLRILAPVLYGFFIAYLLSPVVNYFERLLPERLCRARKGKFRSPVARAISILLTMILVFFLAYLLLSILLPQLYKSILILINNAETYYNTVYKWVNDLLESNPDVEKWVMAQLDASYQNLLTWLTQKVVPQAQQLLGAVTGGIVSVLTFAKNLLIGLIVSIYLLATKEGCAASSRKMVYALFSEKQAGWLLRGLRRVDRIFSGFVRGKLLDSLIIGIICFVFSSWFQFPYAPLVSVVVGVTNVIPFFGPFLGAIPSAFLILLVSPIKCLYFILFVLVLQQVDGNVIGPRILGDSTGLSSFWVIVAILVGGGFFGIPGMFFGVPIFACLYTAVGAYTNYCLRKRDLPVDTTFYTSDLHREPTPAPPEDEKK, from the coding sequence ATGAGACGACGGGACAATGTATATGTGAAATGGGGCCTGACGGCATTTTTAACCGTCTGCGCCATCTTGCTGCTGTACGACACCTTCTTTTCCACCGGGACGCTGGTCGTCTTTCTGCGCAGGCTGCTGCGGATTCTGGCCCCGGTGCTCTACGGCTTTTTCATCGCCTATCTGCTCTCGCCGGTGGTGAATTACTTTGAGCGGCTCCTGCCGGAGCGGCTGTGCCGCGCCCGGAAGGGAAAATTCCGTTCCCCCGTGGCCCGGGCCATCAGTATTTTGCTGACTATGATCCTGGTGTTTTTCCTTGCTTATTTGCTGCTGTCCATCCTTCTGCCCCAGCTGTACAAGAGTATTCTGATCCTGATTAACAACGCGGAGACCTACTACAACACCGTGTACAAATGGGTCAACGACCTGCTGGAGAGCAACCCGGATGTGGAGAAGTGGGTCATGGCACAGTTGGACGCCTCCTATCAGAACCTGCTGACCTGGCTGACCCAGAAGGTGGTGCCCCAGGCCCAGCAGCTGTTGGGCGCCGTCACCGGCGGCATTGTGTCGGTCCTGACCTTTGCAAAAAATCTGCTGATCGGGCTGATTGTGTCCATCTACCTGCTGGCCACCAAGGAGGGCTGCGCCGCCAGCAGCCGCAAGATGGTCTACGCCCTGTTTTCCGAAAAGCAGGCCGGATGGCTGCTCCGGGGCCTGCGCCGGGTGGACCGCATCTTCAGCGGCTTTGTCCGGGGCAAGCTGCTGGATTCGCTGATCATCGGCATCATCTGCTTCGTCTTCTCCTCCTGGTTCCAGTTCCCCTATGCCCCGCTGGTCAGCGTGGTGGTGGGCGTCACCAACGTGATCCCCTTCTTTGGGCCGTTTTTGGGCGCCATCCCCAGCGCATTTCTCATTCTGCTGGTCAGCCCCATCAAGTGCCTTTATTTCATTCTCTTTGTGCTGGTGCTCCAGCAGGTGGACGGCAACGTCATCGGGCCCCGGATTCTGGGGGACTCCACGGGCCTTTCCAGCTTCTGGGTGATTGTGGCGATCCTGGTGGGCGGCGGCTTTTTCGGGATTCCCGGCATGTTTTTCGGTGTGCCCATTTTCGCCTGTTTGTATACCGCCGTGGGCGCGTACACCAACTATTGCCTGCGGAAAAGAGATCTTCCGGTGGACACCACCTTTTATACCTCCGATCTGCACCGGGAGCCGACTCCCGCTCCGCCTGAGGATGAAAAAAAATAG